The genomic stretch TAGAGGAAATGACGTTTCATCATATCGATTTTTATCGACATCTTCTCAATAAGTTAAAAGTTGGTATTGTCATCATGGACGAAGACAGGCGTATTCATTACGTAAATGAAAAAGGGCAAAGAATGACCGGCTGGGAGGTTGGGGAAAAGGTCCCTTACTGCACATATTGTCAATCGCGTACTGTTTTGGATGGCCAAGAACGTTGTTTATTAGCGACTGAAGAGTCAATGGATTACTTTCAAGCAGAAATGCCCGTATATCAAGGGAAGTACATGCCTTTTGAAATGCGTTTATCATCGATGCATCTTCAAGATGGAAAAAAAAATGATGGTGTTAATGATTAAGGACCCGTCTGAAAAAGAGACACGGCAAGTTAGAAAATTGTTAATTCAAGAAACACTATTGGCTCAAGAAGCTGAAAGAAAACGTATTTCGCAGGAATTACACGATGTCATCGGGCAAAATGTGTTCAGCATTTATTTAGGATTACAAAGTTTAAGACCAGTTATTAATCAAACGCAATATTGCAGTCTTTACGAGAAAATGGAAGAGCTGCTGCTACGGACGATTACGGATTTGAAGCAGATGAGCAAAAAACTTCGCCCAAAGAATATGGAACAGTGCATGTTGCAGCAGATGGAAAAGGGCGAAAGCGCAGACAAGATAATTCAAGAAGCGATTCAACTGCTGGTGAAGAGCCGTTAAGAACTGGGGCAATTTGAGATACAGAAGGTGAGATTTTGATAATGAATGAGAGTGTGATTATCGGTCCGCTGGTAATACCCGTCAACTTTGTGAGTTATGGTTTAGCTATTTTTGCTGTCCTGCTCTATTATCTCAAATGGCACACAGCGGTTGCAGACAGGGAGAAGAGGTTGAGTACTGATATCTTGCTCAGTGCGTTTTTCTATGCTTTACTGGCCTGGAAGCTAAGTCCGCTTTTGTTCAGACCTCTGTTTTTTCTGCAAGATCCAGTACTCCTGCTATTTTACCGGGGTGGGTACAAAGAGCTGTGGGTGGCTGTTCTGGTTTTCAGTGTTTACTTGCTCTTTAAAACGAAA from Caldalkalibacillus thermarum encodes the following:
- a CDS encoding PAS domain-containing protein, with the protein product MTFHHIDFYRHLLNKLKVGIVIMDEDRRIHYVNEKGQRMTGWEVGEKVPYCTYCQSRTVLDGQERCLLATEESMDYFQAEMPVYQGKYMPFEMRLSSMHLQDGKKNDGVND
- a CDS encoding histidine kinase — translated: MMVLMIKDPSEKETRQVRKLLIQETLLAQEAERKRISQELHDVIGQNVFSIYLGLQSLRPVINQTQYCSLYEKMEELLLRTITDLKQMSKKLRPKNMEQCMLQQMEKGESADKIIQEAIQLLVKSR